A region from the Aegilops tauschii subsp. strangulata cultivar AL8/78 chromosome 5, Aet v6.0, whole genome shotgun sequence genome encodes:
- the LOC109732152 gene encoding probable serine/threonine-protein kinase At1g54610 isoform X1 — translation MVISCQAQILARKTAKIGLDLIHLFKKASHVLMGCLCSKGTKDHADATSENREPSSKDDPKTASGTNDGSKVMPYAGEKVVVAFDARFSSCNNAELKGLSGEHVVSGWPTWLAYVAPKAVDGWLPRRADSFEKLDKIGQGTYSIVYKARDLETGKIVALKKVRFVNMDPESVRFMAREIHILRRLDHPNIIKLEGIVTSRVSQSLYLVFEYMEHDLSGLIASPGLKLTESQIKCFVQQLLHGLDHCHKNGVLHRDIKGSNLLIDSNGVLKIADFGLATSFDPDNPKPLTSRVVTLWYRPPELLLGSTEYSVAVDMWSTGCIVAELFAGKPIMPGRTEVEQIHKIFKLCGSPMDDYCKKSKVPETAMFKPQQQYRRCVAETFKDFPPSTVVLIDSLLSLEPEVRGTASSALQSDFFKTEPLACDPSSLPKFPASKEYDVRLRQEEERRQRKAALGGRGAECSNPGNENHVTSRAVNGAAESKEHAHASSKSSSVKFYPEDSVPGFRVEPRPSPTTVQVPGFGSTWNMGGYTDHPTTPGCACSSVHVANSSASRTKASSHSHIPQFCTTDLRNAVEVTYQNQPPDRPASSHNKNPLEVQDAMISVLLLREVLRIYILSSHMARTIAFLWSEPWKEAQEDPPLGAIGAAGREYRGHAQGAREAHPRGGAQGTARQDEQVASS, via the exons ATGGTCATTTCTTGTCAAGCGCAGATATTGGCTAGAAAGACTGCAAAGATTGGTCTCGATCTGATTCACTTGTTCAAGAAGGCATCACATGTGCTTATGGGCTGCCTTTGCTCCAAAGGCACCAAAGATCATGCTGATGCCACTTCCGAAAACAGAGAACCATCAAGTAAGGATGACCCTAAGACTGCATCAGGTACGAATGATGGCAGCAAAGTCATGCCATATGCTGGAGAGAAGGTGGTGGTAGCTTTTGATGCTAGGTTCAGCAGTTGTAACAATGCAGAGTTGAAAGGGCTCTCAGGTGAGCATGTTGTTTCTGGGTGGCcaacttggcttgcatatgtgGCGCCTAAAGCAGTAGATGGCTGGTTGCCTCGACGAGCCGATTCATTCGAGAAATTAGACAAG ATTGGACAAGGAACTTACAGTATTGTGTATAAAGCCCGAGATCTTGAAACAGGGAAGATTGTTGCACTAAAGAAGGTGCGGTTCGTCAACATGGATCCTGAAAGTGTTCGCTTTATGGCTAGAGAAATCCATATTCTTCGGAGACTGGATCATCCAAATATCATAAAGCTTGAAGGAATTGTAACATCTCGTGTGTCGCAGAGCCTGTATCTGGTTTTCGAATACATGGAGCATGACCTTTCCGGTCTTATTGCAAGTCCAGGCCTCAAACTCACCGAGTCACAG ATAAAGTGCTTCGTTCAGCAGCTGCTTCATGGCCTTGATCATTGTCACAAAAATGGAGTTCTGCATCGAGACATCAAAGGATCGAACCTCTTGATTGACAGCAATGGGGTACTGAAGATTGCAGACTTTGGCCTGGCAACATCTTTCGACCCTGACAATCCAAAACCACTAACTAGCCGTGTTGTGACATTGTGGTACAGACCACCAGAGCTTTTACTTGGTTCCACAGAGTATAGTGTCGCTGTGGATATGTGGAGTACAGGGTGTATTGTGGCAGAACTCTTTGCTGGCAAACCAATCATGCCAGGAAGAACCGAG GTGGAGCAAATTCACAAGATCTTTAAGCTCTGTGGGTCGCCGATGGATGATTATTGCAAGAAATCAAAGGTGCCAGAAACAGCGATGTTCAAGCCTCAGCAGCAATATAGGCGGTGTGTTGCTGAGACTTTCAAAGATTTTCCTCCTTCCACTGTAGTTCTCATAGACTCCTTGCTTTCGTTAGAACCAGAAGTTCGTGGAACAGCTTCCTCAGCTCTTCAGAGTGAT TTTTTTAAAACAGAGCCACTTGCTTGTGACCCTTCAAGTCTACCGAAATTTCCAGCAAGCAAGGAGTATGATGTTAGACTCAGGCAAGAGGAAGAGAGGAG GCAAAGAAAGGCAGCTCTTGGTGGACGAGGAGCTGAATGTTCCAATCCAGGAAATGAAAATCATGTAACCAGTCGTGCTGTCAATGGTGCTGCTGAATCGAAG GAACACGCGCATGCCAGTTCAAAGAGCAGCAGCGTGAAGTTCTACCCCGAGGATAGCGTGCCCGGTTTCCGGGTGGAGCCACGCCCGTCGCCAACCACGGTGCAGGTTCCTGGATTTGGCTCTACATGGAACATGGGAGGTTACACAGATCATCCAACGACGCCTGGTTGTGCCTGCAGTTCTGTTCATGTCGCAAATTCCTCTGCCTCGAGGACAAAGGCATCATCGCATTCACATATACCACAGTTTTGCACGACAGATCTGAGGAATGCAGTTGAGGTTACATATCAGAATCAGCCACCTGATAGGCCTGCATCATCTCACAACAAGAACCCCCTAGAGGTGCAGGACGCTATGATCAGTGTGCTACTGCTAAGGGAAGTATTGAGGATTTatattctttcatctcacatgGCTCGCACCATTGCCTTTCTGTGGTCAGAACCATGGAAGGAAGCTCAGGAGGATCCACCACTCGGGGCCATTGGTGCCGCCGGGAGGGAATATCGAGGACATGCTCAAGGAGCACGAGAGGCACATCCAAGAGGCGGTGCGCAAGGCACGGCTCGGCAAGACGAGCAGGTAGCGAGCAGCTGA
- the LOC109732152 gene encoding probable serine/threonine-protein kinase At1g54610 isoform X2, with the protein MVISCQAQILARKTAKIGLDLIHLFKKASHVLMGCLCSKGTKDHADATSENREPSSKDDPKTASGTNDGSKVMPYAGEKVVVAFDARFSSCNNAELKGLSGEHVVSGWPTWLAYVAPKAVDGWLPRRADSFEKLDKIGQGTYSIVYKARDLETGKIVALKKVRFVNMDPESVRFMAREIHILRRLDHPNIIKLEGIVTSRVSQSLYLVFEYMEHDLSGLIASPGLKLTESQIKCFVQQLLHGLDHCHKNGVLHRDIKGSNLLIDSNGVLKIADFGLATSFDPDNPKPLTSRVVTLWYRPPELLLGSTEYSVAVDMWSTGCIVAELFAGKPIMPGRTEVEQIHKIFKLCGSPMDDYCKKSKVPETAMFKPQQQYRRCVAETFKDFPPSTVVLIDSLLSLEPEVRGTASSALQSDFFKTEPLACDPSSLPKFPASKEYDVRLRQEEERRQRKAALGGRGAECSNPGNENHVTSRAVNGAAESKEHAHASSKSSSVKFYPEDSVPGFRVEPRPSPTTVQVPGFGSTWNMGGYTDHPTTPGCACSSVHVANSSASRTKASSHSHIPQFCTTDLRNAVEVTYQNQPPDRPASSHNKNPLENHGRKLRRIHHSGPLVPPGGNIEDMLKEHERHIQEAVRKARLGKTSR; encoded by the exons ATGGTCATTTCTTGTCAAGCGCAGATATTGGCTAGAAAGACTGCAAAGATTGGTCTCGATCTGATTCACTTGTTCAAGAAGGCATCACATGTGCTTATGGGCTGCCTTTGCTCCAAAGGCACCAAAGATCATGCTGATGCCACTTCCGAAAACAGAGAACCATCAAGTAAGGATGACCCTAAGACTGCATCAGGTACGAATGATGGCAGCAAAGTCATGCCATATGCTGGAGAGAAGGTGGTGGTAGCTTTTGATGCTAGGTTCAGCAGTTGTAACAATGCAGAGTTGAAAGGGCTCTCAGGTGAGCATGTTGTTTCTGGGTGGCcaacttggcttgcatatgtgGCGCCTAAAGCAGTAGATGGCTGGTTGCCTCGACGAGCCGATTCATTCGAGAAATTAGACAAG ATTGGACAAGGAACTTACAGTATTGTGTATAAAGCCCGAGATCTTGAAACAGGGAAGATTGTTGCACTAAAGAAGGTGCGGTTCGTCAACATGGATCCTGAAAGTGTTCGCTTTATGGCTAGAGAAATCCATATTCTTCGGAGACTGGATCATCCAAATATCATAAAGCTTGAAGGAATTGTAACATCTCGTGTGTCGCAGAGCCTGTATCTGGTTTTCGAATACATGGAGCATGACCTTTCCGGTCTTATTGCAAGTCCAGGCCTCAAACTCACCGAGTCACAG ATAAAGTGCTTCGTTCAGCAGCTGCTTCATGGCCTTGATCATTGTCACAAAAATGGAGTTCTGCATCGAGACATCAAAGGATCGAACCTCTTGATTGACAGCAATGGGGTACTGAAGATTGCAGACTTTGGCCTGGCAACATCTTTCGACCCTGACAATCCAAAACCACTAACTAGCCGTGTTGTGACATTGTGGTACAGACCACCAGAGCTTTTACTTGGTTCCACAGAGTATAGTGTCGCTGTGGATATGTGGAGTACAGGGTGTATTGTGGCAGAACTCTTTGCTGGCAAACCAATCATGCCAGGAAGAACCGAG GTGGAGCAAATTCACAAGATCTTTAAGCTCTGTGGGTCGCCGATGGATGATTATTGCAAGAAATCAAAGGTGCCAGAAACAGCGATGTTCAAGCCTCAGCAGCAATATAGGCGGTGTGTTGCTGAGACTTTCAAAGATTTTCCTCCTTCCACTGTAGTTCTCATAGACTCCTTGCTTTCGTTAGAACCAGAAGTTCGTGGAACAGCTTCCTCAGCTCTTCAGAGTGAT TTTTTTAAAACAGAGCCACTTGCTTGTGACCCTTCAAGTCTACCGAAATTTCCAGCAAGCAAGGAGTATGATGTTAGACTCAGGCAAGAGGAAGAGAGGAG GCAAAGAAAGGCAGCTCTTGGTGGACGAGGAGCTGAATGTTCCAATCCAGGAAATGAAAATCATGTAACCAGTCGTGCTGTCAATGGTGCTGCTGAATCGAAG GAACACGCGCATGCCAGTTCAAAGAGCAGCAGCGTGAAGTTCTACCCCGAGGATAGCGTGCCCGGTTTCCGGGTGGAGCCACGCCCGTCGCCAACCACGGTGCAGGTTCCTGGATTTGGCTCTACATGGAACATGGGAGGTTACACAGATCATCCAACGACGCCTGGTTGTGCCTGCAGTTCTGTTCATGTCGCAAATTCCTCTGCCTCGAGGACAAAGGCATCATCGCATTCACATATACCACAGTTTTGCACGACAGATCTGAGGAATGCAGTTGAGGTTACATATCAGAATCAGCCACCTGATAGGCCTGCATCATCTCACAACAAGAACCCCCTAGAG AACCATGGAAGGAAGCTCAGGAGGATCCACCACTCGGGGCCATTGGTGCCGCCGGGAGGGAATATCGAGGACATGCTCAAGGAGCACGAGAGGCACATCCAAGAGGCGGTGCGCAAGGCACGGCTCGGCAAGACGAGCAGGTAG